Proteins encoded by one window of Elaeis guineensis isolate ETL-2024a chromosome 12, EG11, whole genome shotgun sequence:
- the LOC105054663 gene encoding flavanone 3-dioxygenase F3H2: MAPGTPFLPTITDEKILRPNFVRDEDERPKVAYNQFSNDIPVISLAGIDDEEGVGGEKRSEICHKIVAACEDWGIFQVVDHGVDTELVSEMTRLAKEFFVLPPEEKLRFDMSGGKKGGFIVSSHLQGEAVQDWREIVTFFSYPIGARDYSRWPDKPEGWRSVAESYSEKLMGLACKLLGVLSEAMGLEKEALTKACVDMDQKMVVNFYPKCPQPDLTLGLKRHTDPGTITLLYQDQVGGLQATKDGGKTWITVQPVEGAFVVNLGDHGHYLSNGRFKNADHQAVVNSNYERLSIATFQNPAPEAIVYPLAIREGEKPVLDEPITFAKMYRRKMSKDLELAQLKKMAKTEQEVLKKAREVAAQHKALNEILA, encoded by the exons atggCACCCGGCACACCGTTCCTTCCGACCATCACCGACGAGAAGATACTACGACCGAACTTTGTTCGTGATGAGGATGAGCGACCAAAGGTGGCATACAATCAATTCAGCAATGATATCCCCGTGATATCATTGGCGGGCATCGATGATGAGGAAGGTGTAGGTGGTGAGAAAAGAAGTGAGATTTGCCACAAGATTGTGGCGGCATGCGAGGATTGGGGCATATTTCAGGTAGTGGATCATGGTGTCGATACAGAGTTGGTATCGGAGATGACTAGGCTTGCAAAGGAGTTCTTCGTGCTGCCACCGGAGGAGAAGCTTCGGTTCGACATGTCGGGGGGGAAGAAGGGTGGATTCATAGTATCCAGCCATCTTCAG GGCGAAGCAGTGCAAGACTGGAGAGAGATTGTGACATTCTTCTCATACCCGATCGGAGCTCGGGACTACTCGAGGTGGCCGGACAAGCCGGAGGGGTGGAGATCGGTCGCCGAATCATACAGCGAGAAGCTGATGGGCTTAGCATGCAAGCTTCTGGGAGTGTTGTCTGAGGCCATGGGACTTGAGAAGGAGGCGCTGACCAAGGCCTGTGTGGACATGGACCAAAAGATGGTggttaatttctatcccaaatgCCCCCAGCCAGATCTCACCCTTGGCCTCAAGAGGCACACAGACCCGGGCACTATTACGCTCCTATACCAGGACCAAGTAGGTGGCCTTCAGGCTACAAAGGATGGGGGCAAGACATGGATCACCGTTCAGCCAGTGGAAGGTGCTTTTGTGGTGAACCTTGGGGACCATGGTCAT TATCTGAGCAATGGACGGTTCAAGAATGCCGACCATCAGGCGGTGGTGAACTCGAACTATGAACGGCTGTCGATCGCAACGTTCCAGAACCCAGCACCTGAGGCTATTGTATACCCACTGGCgatcagagagggagagaagccTGTTTTAGATGAGCCCATCACGTTCGCCAAGATGTACCGAAGGAAGATGAGCAAGGATCTGGAACTTGCCCAGCTTAAGAAGATGGCCAAGACGGAGCAGGAGGTGCTCAAGAAGGCCAGGGAGGTCGCAGCCCAGCACAAAGCTCTCAATGAAATCCTAGCTTAA